The sequence ttcccttttcttgaTATCCCACTCAGGCAATACTTCCCCGAGATGTATGTAACATAtacctcttttttttttttcctttttttcatGGCGTCCGGTTGGCATTACGTTAAGCGTATCCCCTTTACGACTTTACGCAAACCTCTCTCGGTCCATGTTGGCATATTAATGGGTTCAGCTACGTCGTCaattcttgttgcttcgCTCTTTGATAAAGCCATCTACTTGATGACGGGGATATGGAAAACCATGGTTGTGTTCAACCGTCTCCCACAGCTTTTGCATGGGCCacgaaaacaaaaaataatatatatttcAACTACTCAACCAAATTTGGTTTAAGAGTAGACAAGGCACACTCTATAGAAAAATAGCCCGTCCTAGGTTCTCCGGCCTGCTCGAATCCACTGAGCAACTGGAAAGAACCCCAGCGCGTTACGGCTTCAATGAATAATGATCTAAAGAAATCACAACATCAACCCAATCCACAGCAGCATGAGCGGAAGTCAGACCTAAGATGTGTATTCTTTCATTGTCTTTGTTCTCTAATGATAGTAAACAATAATGGTGAATCTTAGCATCATCGATAGGCTTATGGGTGTTTATACTCTAGGGCATAATGACCATTTCCAGCCAAAGAAATTCGCACAAACAGAAATATAGAGATCATAGGATGCCCAACAAACCTGTGTCCGGGCAAATTTGGAGCACGCAAAAAGGTCAATGGAGTCTACAGCTCTGCAAATGCAAGCTCATACGCGAAAGCAAGCGTCATTCTTGCATGCTGTAGCATGTGGTCAAAGCTCAAAAGATCAACAGTGTCTCCCGTTGTGTGGATCCGCTGGTTGGAGCGCTTAAATTCTGACTCAATGACGAATGCTGACGGGTATCCATATCGGCTGGCCGAAGCGTGGTCCGAACAGGCATAACCACACTGTGTCAAGACGAACGGAATGGTACAGTACTGGGTGAAAGTTTTCAGCCAAAAGGATTTTACGAGAATTCGTGGTTTAAATCCAACTTACCCCTGTAATGACACGTTTGATGAACTCTGTCAAACCTGGGTCGACAAAATCGGTGATAACACCTACGGACTCTACCTCACCAGCTTTAGTTGTGCCCTCGACATAACCAGTCATATCCTGTTGCAGCATGGCCTTAATGTCTCTGCCAGTCTTACTGTAGTCCGAGAATATTGCCTGGGAGCCAAGAAGGCCAGCTTCCTCAGCGGAGTACCAGTGGAACTCAATGGTGTTGGCAGCGTTGCCCTGCTGAACCGCCTCTGACTGCAACAGAACACGGAACGCCTCGAGGATAGTCACAGTTCCACTACCATCATCGTCTGCACCAGGCGCGGGAAGGATCGATGGCAGGAACAGATTGATACTGTCCTGGTGAGCGCCGATGACCACAGTCTTATTCGTCCTTCCTGGGATAGTTGCAATAATACTGAATTGGCCCCATGAGTGCTCAAACCTTTCGACTTTGACAGCGTGTTGAGCAGCGCCAGAATCCTGGATGGCCTCCTCCACCTGTTCAAACAGCCAAGTTGCCGACTGAACACCAGTTTCCGACTTGTAGTATCTGGTATGGAAAGAGGTAAAGTGAACAAGGTTCTGGCGCATATTATCCTTGGACAGTTGCTCTAGCAGAGGCGCCAGTTCCGTTTGGTGTTTGACTTCCGATGGAAAGCTAACTTGGATACGCTCGTGGCTCTTAACAGAGAACCCTCTGTCTGGCTCGGCCGTGATGTCAAAAAAGTTTACTCCTTCCTAAGGAAAATATTCCATCAATAGAATTCGGGAGAAAGTCGGTAAATTGGGATAGAATTACCATTTTCAAGGCCCATTTCTCGTCTTCTGTCACCCATCTTGTCTGTTCGGGTCCGAGCTGGATTAAGAATTTCTCTGGAAGCCCTTGCACGGGCCTGTTCTCAAAGGGAACTTGGTGGTCTACTACAGCAGCCACAGCCGCTGGAGGAGCGATGGCGGCGAGCGCCAGTAGGGAGAGCGACTTCATGACGAGGGCCTGGGACGGTAATGATGTTCAGATAGGATGGTATACTAGGTAAATTAAAGCTCGGGTACAGGATATAGAGTGAATAAATGCATAAAACACACTAACTATTAATACCCATGAACAATGAAAGAGAGTGAGTGATGATTGAGAGTGAACCGATGtgatgttgttgttgtcTGACCGAACTCGATCGTCGAGCAGGTTGACGTCGATTGAATGCGCCAAGGCTCCGACTGTCAGGAACATCTTCACTCACAATCCTGAGACACCGAGACGAGAGACCGAGGAACCGTCTCATGACACAAGGCTAACTTACCCCTTGTTATCCAGGTGGTCGGTCGCGACAGAGAGATGTTAACCGAGGTGATATTTCGAATTATTGCATTGCCCTTTCGTGATATCGGCGGTGTTGTTTACCAATCATGAGGCATTTGTACGAGAATTCAAAGACTGAATACAGGGTACTCGCTATTAAT is a genomic window of Coccidioides posadasii str. Silveira chromosome 3, complete sequence containing:
- the LAP1_2 gene encoding Leucine aminopeptidase 1 (SECRETED:SignalP(1-19)~EggNog:ENOG410PGV8~COG:E~MEROPS:MER0032443), with protein sequence MKSLSLLALAAIAPPAAVAAVVDHQVPFENRPVQGLPEKFLIQLGPEQTRWVTEDEKWALKMEGVNFFDITAEPDRGFSVKSHERIQVSFPSEVKHQTELAPLLEQLSKDNMRQNLVHFTSFHTRYYKSETGVQSATWLFEQVEEAIQDSGAAQHAVKVERFEHSWGQFSIIATIPGRTNKTVVIGAHQDSINLFLPSILPAPGADDDGSGTVTILEAFRVLLQSEAVQQGNAANTIEFHWYSAEEAGLLGSQAIFSDYSKTGRDIKAMLQQDMTGYVEGTTKAGEVESVGVITDFVDPGLTEFIKRVITGYCTIPFVLTQCGYACSDHASASRYGYPSAFVIESEFKRSNQRIHTTGDTVDLLSFDHMLQHARMTLAFAYELAFAEL